A single Desulfovibrio piger DNA region contains:
- a CDS encoding glycosyltransferase has protein sequence MRVLMFGWEFPPFKSGGLGTACQGMATALAKKGTEIFFVLPRAESDRPVHLQDGLTMLSASGTRICTRSSRLRREEGVRESRHDRPHTETVPGFREEIEEIWREKLHLEHIDSPLRPYLDSAGYLKEHRELQRLLAGKRLSDPTLRSVLQHEGPERERYLRELSEVQEQYETLTLHGGYGEDLMSEVYRYACAAAAIARRLEFDVIHVHDWMTYPAGMLVKRLTGKPLVAHIHALEHDRSGDNLNRAVAGIEKAGMEAADRVVAVSHYTKQEVMEQYGIPEEKISVVHNAVSRNDIHKSVVIPERCRHEKRVLFMGRVTYQKGPDYFVEAAKLVLDRLPHTRFIMAGSGDMLPNMVRRVAHLRIGDRFHFTGFLRNGEVDRMYAMSDLYVMPSVSEPFGIAPLEAMAYDVPVLISRQSGVAEVVRNAIKVDFWDVREMANKICALLAYPLLAAEEVRNCREELKNIRWENAATKLRVIYDQLVAGRI, from the coding sequence ATGCGCGTCCTCATGTTCGGCTGGGAATTCCCTCCTTTCAAAAGCGGCGGACTGGGCACGGCCTGCCAGGGCATGGCCACGGCACTGGCCAAAAAAGGCACGGAAATCTTTTTTGTCCTGCCCCGCGCCGAAAGCGACCGTCCCGTCCACCTGCAGGACGGCCTGACCATGCTCTCCGCCTCGGGCACCCGGATCTGCACCCGCAGCTCCCGCCTCCGCCGTGAAGAAGGCGTGCGCGAGAGCCGGCATGACCGCCCGCACACGGAGACCGTCCCCGGCTTCCGGGAGGAGATCGAAGAGATCTGGCGTGAAAAACTGCACCTGGAGCATATCGATTCTCCGCTGCGTCCCTATCTGGACAGCGCCGGCTACCTGAAAGAGCACCGCGAGCTCCAGCGCCTGCTTGCCGGCAAGCGCCTGTCCGATCCGACCCTGCGGTCAGTGCTGCAGCATGAAGGCCCGGAACGGGAACGGTATCTGCGCGAGCTGTCAGAGGTCCAGGAGCAGTACGAGACGCTGACGCTGCACGGCGGCTACGGCGAGGACCTCATGAGCGAAGTCTACCGCTATGCCTGCGCGGCGGCGGCCATCGCCCGGCGCCTGGAATTCGACGTCATCCATGTCCATGACTGGATGACCTATCCGGCCGGGATGCTGGTCAAGCGGCTGACGGGCAAACCCCTGGTGGCCCATATCCACGCCCTGGAGCATGACCGCAGCGGCGACAACCTCAACAGGGCCGTGGCCGGCATCGAAAAGGCCGGCATGGAGGCCGCCGACCGCGTCGTGGCCGTGAGCCACTACACCAAGCAGGAAGTCATGGAACAGTACGGCATCCCGGAGGAAAAGATCTCCGTGGTCCACAACGCCGTCTCCCGCAATGACATCCACAAGAGCGTGGTCATCCCCGAGCGTTGCCGCCACGAGAAGCGGGTCCTGTTCATGGGCCGCGTCACCTACCAGAAAGGCCCCGACTATTTTGTCGAAGCCGCCAAGCTGGTGCTGGACCGCCTGCCCCACACGCGTTTCATCATGGCCGGCAGCGGCGACATGCTGCCCAATATGGTGCGCCGGGTGGCCCACCTGCGCATCGGGGACCGTTTCCATTTCACGGGCTTCTTGCGCAACGGTGAAGTGGACCGCATGTACGCCATGAGCGACCTCTACGTCATGCCCAGCGTTTCCGAGCCCTTCGGCATCGCACCGCTGGAAGCCATGGCCTACGACGTCCCTGTCCTCATCTCGCGCCAGTCCGGCGTGGCGGAAGTGGTGCGCAACGCCATCAAGGTCGACTTCTGGGATGTGCGGGAAATGGCCAACAAGATCTGCGCCCTTCTTGCCTATCCCCTGCTGGCCGCCGAGGAAGTCCGCAATTGCCGTGAAGAACTGAAGAACATCCGCTGGGAAAATGCCGCCACCAAGCTGCGCGTCATCTACGACCAGCTTGTCGCGGGGAGGATATAG
- a CDS encoding glycoside hydrolase family 57 protein, protein MAAICFYFQVHQPYRLRHYTFFDIGANSWYEDENANCGILLKVARKCYLPMNALLLRLIRRHEGQFKVSFSISGTALDQFETYAPEVIQSYRELVATGCVELLSETYNHSLAFLYSPDEFREQVRLHDDRIEELFGVRPTSFRNTELIYNNALARTVEEMGYKAILAEGADHVLGWRSPNFVYRPAGCGALRLLLKNYRLSDDIAFRFSNHEWPEFPLTAEKFAGWAQAAGAAGDIINLFMDYETFGEHQWESTGIFQFMEALPDVLLSRPGFTFVTPTEAAVMFQPVASLDVHNFMSWADAERDLTAWLGNDMQQDAITAVYRLEEKVKASASEDLLRTWRRLQTSDHFYYMCTKWFADGDVHSYFNPYGTPYDAYINYMNVLADFGLTLDVPLPAAGTSRG, encoded by the coding sequence ATGGCCGCCATCTGTTTCTATTTTCAGGTACACCAGCCCTACCGTCTGCGCCACTACACCTTCTTCGATATCGGGGCCAACTCCTGGTATGAAGACGAGAACGCCAATTGCGGTATCCTGCTCAAGGTGGCACGCAAATGCTATCTTCCCATGAACGCCCTGCTGCTCAGGCTCATCCGGCGCCATGAGGGACAGTTCAAGGTGAGCTTCTCCATCTCCGGCACGGCGCTGGACCAGTTCGAGACCTATGCCCCGGAAGTCATCCAGAGCTACCGTGAACTGGTAGCCACCGGCTGCGTGGAACTGCTTTCCGAGACCTACAACCATTCCCTGGCCTTCCTCTACTCGCCTGACGAGTTCCGGGAGCAGGTCCGTCTGCACGACGACCGCATCGAGGAACTTTTTGGGGTACGGCCCACCTCGTTCCGCAATACCGAGCTCATCTACAACAACGCCCTGGCCCGCACCGTCGAGGAGATGGGCTACAAGGCCATCCTGGCGGAAGGCGCCGACCATGTGCTGGGCTGGCGCAGCCCCAACTTCGTCTACAGGCCGGCGGGATGCGGGGCCCTGCGCCTGCTGCTCAAGAACTACCGCCTTTCCGACGATATCGCCTTCCGCTTCTCCAACCATGAATGGCCGGAATTCCCGCTGACGGCGGAAAAATTCGCCGGCTGGGCCCAGGCCGCCGGGGCCGCCGGGGACATCATCAACCTGTTCATGGATTACGAGACCTTCGGGGAACACCAGTGGGAATCCACGGGCATCTTCCAGTTCATGGAGGCCCTGCCGGATGTCCTGCTTTCCCGGCCGGGCTTCACTTTCGTGACCCCCACCGAAGCGGCGGTCATGTTCCAGCCCGTGGCCAGTCTCGACGTGCACAATTTCATGTCCTGGGCCGACGCCGAACGCGACCTCACCGCCTGGCTGGGCAACGACATGCAGCAGGATGCCATCACGGCCGTCTATCGCCTGGAGGAAAAGGTGAAGGCCAGTGCCAGCGAAGACCTGCTGCGCACCTGGCGACGCCTGCAGACTTCCGACCATTTTTATTATATGTGCACCAAGTGGTTCGCCGATGGCGACGTGCACAGCTATTTCAACCCGTACGGCACCCCCTATGATGCCTACATCAACTACATGAACGTACTGGCCGACTTCGGCCTGACCCTGGATGTCCCCCTGCCCGCTGCCGGAACGTCCCGCGGCTAG